The genomic DNA ATACGGAGTTCGTCTCCGCGTTCGACCAGGCACCGTTCATCGAACAGTCCATCCACGACCTGCTCAACGAGGGTGGGCTCGGCCTGATCTTCGCGGTCCTCGTCATTCTCGTCTTCCTGCTCTCGGTGCGGGCGACGATCATCACCGCCATTTCCATCCCGCTCTCCCTCCTCATCGCCATGATCGGGCTGTGGATGGGCGGGGAGACCCTCAACATGCTCACCCTCGGTGCGCTGACGATCTCCGTCGGCCGCGTCGTCGACGACTCCATCGTCGTCATCGAGGCGATCCGCAGACGCCACGCCTCCGGCGGCGACAAGTTCTCGAACATCCTCGCCGCCGTCTCCGAGGTGGCCGGTGCCATCACCGCATCGACCCTGACCACGGTGGCCGTGTTCCTGCCGCTGGCATTCGTGACCGGGCAGACCGGAGAGATGTTCCGGCCCTTCGCGCTGACCGCGACCATCGCCCTGCTCTCGTCCCTGTTCGTGGCACTGACGATCGTGCCCGTCCTCGCGTACTGGTTCCTGCGTCAGCGTGAGGCGAAGGTCAAGCTCACCCGTGCGGAGAAGGCGGAGATCCGTCGCAGCCGCAAGTCGATGCTGTTGCAGTGGAGGGCAGAGAAGAAGGAAGCGAAGAAGGCCGACAAGAAGCGCGACCTCGTCGCCGCCGGTGCCGAAGCAGAGGACACAGGTCCTCGCGACAGCGTCGCATCGTCCCAACGGGCCGATGCCACCACGCAGTCCGGTGCCACCACTCGAACCGATGCGGCCGGAATGGCCGCGGGCGGATCGCGCTACGGCGAATCCGAAGACGGAACTGAGGCCGTCGACGAGCTCGCCGGAATGCATTCTCCGGTGACGCGACTGCAGAAGACCTATATGCCGGCCATCGGGTTCTCGACGAAGCACCCGATCATCATGATCCTCATCGCCGTGCTCGTGCTCGCAGGCACCGGAGCGATGATCCCGCAGCTGAAGACCGAGCTCTTCGGCGACACCGGGCAGGATTCCCTGCAGATCTCGCAGACCTTCGACCCGGGCACCGACCTCGACGAGGCATCGGAGCAGGCGAAGAAGGTCGAGGACATTCTCGCCGACGAATCCGATGTCGACAACTACCAGGTGTCGCTCGGCGGCACGTCGTTCGGCTTCACCGACGATTCGTCGCTGACGGGCACCTATATCGTCAACACGAAGTCCGGAGTCTCGGCGCAGTCGATCTCCGCGAATCTGCAGAAGCAGTTCGACGACCTCAAGGGTGCCGGCGACGTCGAGGTGGCGAGCCAGAGCTCGACCCCGGGCGCGCAGACCATCGACGTCACACTCACGGCCACCGACCCCCAGGAACTCGAGGATGCGACGAATAAGGTCAGCGACAAGCTCGAGAGTGTGTCCGCGGCACAGTCGGTGACGAGCGATACCGCCGCGGTCCAGCCCGTGATCGAAGTCAAGGTCGATCATGAGAAGGCCGCAGAGGAGAACCTCACCGAGGCGGCCATCGGCCAGTATGTGCAGCGTGCCATGCATGGTCAGCAGATCGGTGAGGTCGTCATCGACGATGTCTCCCATTCGGTGCTGCTCTTCGATCGCAATGCCGACACCGTGGAGAAGCTGCGCGAACTCAAGATCCCGGGCAAGCCGGAAGAGACGGCTCCCGCCGGCGGAGCCGGCGCAGGCGCGGAAGGCGGCGCCGGTGGAGCAGCCGGAGGTGCCGGTGGTTCAGGTGACGCCGGCGCGGCCGGTGGTGCCGGAGGAGCTGCCGGTGGCGCAGGTGGTGCCGGAGGCGCAGGCGGTGCCGGCGGTGCCGAAGGCGCGGCTGGTGGTGCGGCCGGTGGTGCCGGTGCGACGGGCGGCGATCCGAATGCGGGCGCCCCGTGACCTCGGAGCCGCGCTTCATCGAACTTGATGAGGTTGCCGACGTCAAGGAGGTCAAGACCGCACCGACGATCCGCCACACGGATTCGCAGCGTTCGACTACCGTGTCCGTGACTCCGGAAGGCGATGACCTCGGAGCCGTGTCGACCGAGGTCCAGTCCGCCCTCGACGAGGTGGACCTGCCCGATACGGTGGCCGTCGACACCGGCGGTGCCACCCAGGAGCAGAACGAAGCGTTCTCGCAGCTGGGACTGGCGATGCTCGCGGCGATCCTCATCGTGTTCGTCATCATGGTCGCCACGTTCAAGTCGCTGCTGCAGCCGCTGATCCTGCTGGTCTCGATCCCATTCGCGGCCACCGGTTCGGTTGCGCTCTCGCTCATCACCGACACTCCGCTGGGGCTGACGTCGATGATCGGTCTGCTCATGCTCATCGGCATCGTGGTGACGAATGCGATCGTGCTCATCGACCTCATCAACCACTTCCGCGTCCGCGGGGTCGATCTGCGTACTGCGATCGTCCACGGCGCCCGACTGCGTTACCGTCCGATCCTTATGACCGCGGCCGCCACGATCTTCGCTCTGCTGCCGATGGCCCTCGGGCTCACCGGCGGGGGAGTGTTCATCTCGAAGCCATTGGCGATCGTCGTCATTGGCGGCCTGGTCAGCTCGACGCTGCTTACGCTCATCCTCGTGCCCGTGCTCTACCTGCTGCTCGAAGGGGTCAAGGAACGTCGGGCCGAGAAGAAGTACGTGAAGAACATGGCTCGCGGTGAGGTCCTCGACGCTGCCGAGGCACGGGCGCATGAGCGGGAGACCGCCGCGGTGCCTGCCGGTGCCGGGGCCGCTGTCGCCGGCTCCGACGACACCCGGGCGCAGTCAGAAGGGGAGGCCCCCACCGAGGCGACCGCACCGACCGCGGACTCGACGTCCGCGGATTCGGGCAGGGCCGCCTCGGCGTCGGATGGATCGACGGATGCCGACCACGTCGACGTCGGACGGAATACCGATCCGTCCGCTCGCGATGGACGGGACGACAACGCGGACCGGGGCGATGGGTCGGGAACGGACTTCACCCTGCGCAGCCAGCAGCCACGTCGTGACGACGGGGACGGCGAACCCAAACACTGAGCCGTCCCGGCTAGAGTTGAGTCCATGACGACCGAGCTCGAACCACAGGAGAGAAATCGCCTGTGGTTCGAGCTCGGTCTCATTGCGGCCCTGTCACTGGGGCAGGCTTCCGTCTATGCGATCGTGCGTCTGGCAGACATCGCCACGCGCGGACCGATCAGCGACGCCCAGGCCAAACTCAACACCTCGATCTCTCCCCGGCCGGGCTTCGACCTGATCTACCAGCTTCTCGACATCGGTTTCACCCTCGTGCCCGTCGCACTCGCGATCTACCTGCTCAGTCGCGACCGACCGGCACAGCCGCTGCCGATCCGACTCGGAGTCGACGGGCACCGACTGCGCGACCTCGGCCACGGTGCCCTCATCTTCCTTATCATCGGCATCGGCACCCTCGGGGTGTATGCGGGCGGCAGGGCACTGGGGATCACCGCCGAGATCCAGCCGTCCAACCTCGGCGATCATTGGTGGACGGTTCCCGTGCTGCTGCTCTCGGCGGCGAAGAACGGAATCCTCGAAGAGGTGCTCATCTTCGGCTTCGGGGCGCTGCGACTGCGGCAGCTGGGCTTCGGACCGTGGCCGATCATCATCTCCCTGGCGATCTTCCGCGCCAGCTACCACCTCTACCAGGGCATCGGACCGTTCATCGGCAACGTCGCCATGGGCATCATCTTCGGCTGGTACTTCCTGCGCAAGGGCAGACTCATGCCGTTGGTGTGGGCGCATGTCATCATCGACGCCCTCGGATTCCTCGCCCCGGGCGTGCTCGCCCTCGTCGACTTCGGCTGAGTGCTGCAGCCGCAATCGGGACACTCATTCCTCCCTCCGGGTTCACCTCTGATTCACCGGCGGGTAGTTCCAGGGCCGCTTGCCGGTGACAGTCTCGGTCGGGTGAGTCCTTCCGGCTCCGCCCTCTGTGCCGGGCGGTCCCCGGTCTGGGAAGATACCCGATACAAGGAGAGAATCGATGCGAACCTTTCTGCCGATGGCCGACCATGTGCGTGGCAAGCGCAGCCCCGTCACGTGCGCACTGAAGTGCGACAACGCCTGCCTCAAGGCCACCTGCAACACATCGGCAAATGGGTATTTCCGCGATATCGTCAATGCCAAGCTCAGCCGTCGCGCGGTTCTCGGTGCCTCGGCTGCCGGCGCCTTGGCCATCGCAGTGACCACCGCACCGAGTCCGACCGCACGCTCTGCCGCCGCGGCCACCGCAGGCAGTCTGGCCTTCACCGCCATCGACCCGGTCCAGCACGAGGTCGACGAATTCATCGTCCCCGAAGGCTACTCTTGGCATCCGATCGTCCGCTGGGGAGATCCCTTGTTCCCCGACTCCCCGAGGTTCGACCCAGAGAATCAGAGCCCAGAGGCGCAGCGCCGCCAGTTCGGCTACAACAACGACTTCCTGTCCATC from Brevibacterium sp. JSBI002 includes the following:
- a CDS encoding CPBP family intramembrane glutamic endopeptidase produces the protein MTTELEPQERNRLWFELGLIAALSLGQASVYAIVRLADIATRGPISDAQAKLNTSISPRPGFDLIYQLLDIGFTLVPVALAIYLLSRDRPAQPLPIRLGVDGHRLRDLGHGALIFLIIGIGTLGVYAGGRALGITAEIQPSNLGDHWWTVPVLLLSAAKNGILEEVLIFGFGALRLRQLGFGPWPIIISLAIFRASYHLYQGIGPFIGNVAMGIIFGWYFLRKGRLMPLVWAHVIIDALGFLAPGVLALVDFG